The following proteins are encoded in a genomic region of Rattus rattus isolate New Zealand chromosome 2, Rrattus_CSIRO_v1, whole genome shotgun sequence:
- the LOC116892056 gene encoding vomeronasal type-1 receptor 2-like has translation MDSWNLTIRIIFLSQTTIGILGNFSLMFYYLILYYRQGKLKPTDLILMHIKAANAVITLSSGVPTTMSAFRWKPFLNYFACELLLYIQGFGRSMSIGATCLLSVFQVMKISPRESCLTDHKMRTANYICCSTSLLWVLYLLIHSTFFMYTFIKMNSKNMTKELEFAFCSIVGQDDIIESLYAALVVCPEVLFSVLITWSSTSMIVILYRHKQRVQHIHSSHGSSRNSPEFRATQNILALVSAFLAFYTLSSILRGCITFSHNHYLWLVNITPIASLFFPSFAPFVFISHYSIVSRFCLVSTLNKNLLLLF, from the coding sequence ATGGACTCCTGGAATCTGACAATCAGAATCATTTTCTTGTCACAAACTACAATTGGAATTCTAGGAAACTTCTCCCTTATGTTCTACTACCTAATCCTTTACTACAGACAAGGCAAATTAAAACCCACAGATTTGATTCTTATGCACATAAAGGCAGCCAATGCTGTGATCACTCTCTCTTCAGGAGTGCCCACCACAATGTCAGCTTTCAGATGGAAGCCATTCTTGAATTATTTTGCATGCGAGCTCCTATTGTATATTCAAGGATTTGGCAGGAGTATGTCCATTGGTGCCACCTGCCTTTTGAGTGTTTTCCAGGTCATGAAAATCAGCCCCAGGGAGTCATGTTTGACAGATCATAAAATGAGAACTGCCAACTACATTTGTTGCTCCACTTCTCTCCTCTGGGTTTTGTATTTGTTGATACATTCCACTTTCTTTATGTACACATTCATCAAAATGAATAGCAAAAATATGACAAAAGAACTAGAATTTGCATTCTGCTCCATTGTAGGGCAAGATGATATCATTGAATCACTCTATGCTGCACTGGTGGTGTGCCCTGAAGTCCTCTTTTCTGTGCTCATCACTTGGTCCAGTACCTCCATGATTGTCATTCTGTACCGACACAAGCAGAGGGTTCAACACATTCACAGTTCTCATGGTTCCAGCAGAAATTCTCCTGAGTTCAGAGCCACTCAAAATATCCTGGCCCTGGTGTCTGCCTTTTTGGCTTTTTATACTCTCTCTTCAATCTTAAGAGGCTGCATTACTTTTTCACATAATCACTATTTGTGGCTGGTGAACATCACTCCCATTGCTTCtctgttttttccctcttttgcaCCCTTTGTTTTTATAAGTCATTACTCCATTGTGTCCAGATTCTGTTTGGTCTCGACATTAAATAAAAACctcttactattattttaa